In Bacillus sp. Cs-700, one genomic interval encodes:
- a CDS encoding DNA topoisomerase III, whose amino-acid sequence MLRLAVCIIAEKPDQGTRLAAPYPTEKKQGYLYIKPNPDFPDGAYMTWAVGHLCELVSPETYESSWKKWSLQTLPMIPNQFQYQVTKGKWKQFNVIKELVNKKDVGSIIHAGDAGREGELIVRTILNQARCKKPMKRLWISSLTERAVREGFQSLLEEEETRNLYYEAYARSCADWVVGINASRVYTLLFKQKGVQDVFSAGRVQTPTLALVVQREKEIADFKSEPFWEVKGTFDYNGKIVVGKWIKDEQTRLQSPEMAQAVAQFCNQKDCIASEVKKERKQYKPPFLYQLSSLQSTANKRYKFSPKKTLDIAQKLYTKGNISYPRSDSSFVTKDEAAEFPSILSKLQKQSAYQDYFPLKRESILTDKRFVNASKVSDHYAIIPTEQVPNLDKLSGDEAKIYDLIARSLLAAHEEASIVDYTTLYTLVDQRALFQSKGQVRVQEGWQRIIPSTQKDEELPAIEQNEQGKVISAEVTEGKTQPPKRFTEGQLITMMKTAGKHLDDESLEKILKDTEGLGTEATRAGIITMLKDRKYIEVVKNQVFATDKGILLIDSIGDAVLSSPEMTAKWEQRLKQIGSGEASPQTFMESVKKLAAKLTSDAIESSASWDLKDIKIEAQPSKKSLGKKIGICPLCGSDVLDKGKLFGCSSYSKTNCAFTISKRILGKPISQTNAKKILTDGKSNVIKGLKSKKGTFDAALVWSAEEKKLTFEFEKK is encoded by the coding sequence ATGTTACGATTGGCCGTTTGTATTATCGCCGAAAAGCCAGATCAGGGAACGCGCCTTGCAGCGCCTTACCCAACTGAAAAAAAACAAGGATATTTGTACATAAAACCAAACCCGGACTTTCCTGACGGAGCTTATATGACATGGGCGGTGGGACACTTATGTGAACTAGTTTCACCTGAAACCTATGAATCTTCATGGAAGAAGTGGTCGCTTCAAACACTTCCTATGATTCCAAACCAATTTCAATATCAGGTAACGAAAGGAAAATGGAAGCAGTTTAACGTGATTAAAGAACTAGTCAATAAAAAAGATGTTGGCTCAATTATCCATGCTGGAGATGCTGGGAGAGAAGGTGAGCTGATCGTTCGAACGATTTTGAACCAGGCTCGTTGTAAAAAGCCGATGAAGCGGCTTTGGATTTCTTCCTTAACTGAGCGTGCTGTAAGGGAAGGATTCCAATCTCTTTTAGAAGAAGAAGAGACTCGTAATCTTTACTATGAGGCTTATGCTAGATCATGTGCAGATTGGGTGGTTGGCATTAATGCTTCGCGTGTTTACACCCTTCTTTTTAAACAGAAGGGTGTTCAGGATGTGTTTTCTGCAGGGAGAGTTCAAACGCCTACGCTTGCGTTAGTTGTGCAAAGAGAGAAAGAAATCGCGGACTTTAAATCAGAGCCATTCTGGGAAGTAAAGGGCACGTTTGACTATAACGGAAAAATCGTTGTAGGTAAGTGGATTAAAGACGAGCAAACGAGGTTGCAATCTCCCGAAATGGCGCAGGCAGTCGCTCAATTTTGTAACCAAAAAGACTGCATTGCAAGTGAAGTAAAGAAAGAAAGAAAGCAGTACAAGCCTCCTTTTTTGTATCAGCTTTCTTCTCTTCAATCGACTGCGAATAAACGATACAAATTTTCGCCAAAAAAAACGTTGGACATTGCGCAAAAGCTTTATACGAAAGGGAATATTTCCTATCCACGAAGTGATTCTAGCTTTGTTACGAAGGATGAAGCGGCTGAATTTCCTTCCATTTTATCAAAGCTACAAAAACAAAGTGCTTATCAAGATTATTTTCCATTAAAACGTGAGTCGATTTTAACTGACAAGAGGTTTGTCAATGCATCAAAAGTAAGTGACCACTATGCGATCATCCCAACAGAACAGGTTCCAAACCTTGATAAACTGTCAGGTGATGAAGCAAAGATTTATGATTTAATTGCAAGAAGTTTACTTGCGGCGCATGAAGAGGCCTCAATTGTAGATTATACGACTTTATACACGCTTGTCGATCAGCGAGCCTTGTTCCAATCCAAAGGGCAGGTTCGCGTGCAAGAAGGTTGGCAGCGAATCATACCATCGACTCAAAAAGACGAGGAACTACCTGCTATTGAGCAGAATGAGCAGGGTAAGGTGATTTCAGCAGAAGTAACTGAGGGTAAAACCCAGCCGCCAAAACGATTTACTGAAGGGCAGCTGATTACAATGATGAAAACGGCTGGAAAGCATCTTGATGATGAGTCATTAGAGAAAATCCTTAAAGATACAGAAGGACTAGGAACAGAAGCAACGAGGGCAGGCATTATTACGATGCTGAAAGATCGGAAATATATTGAAGTTGTTAAGAATCAAGTATTCGCAACAGATAAGGGAATTCTTTTAATTGACTCCATTGGGGACGCTGTTCTTTCGAGTCCAGAAATGACGGCGAAGTGGGAGCAGCGGCTTAAACAAATTGGTAGCGGTGAAGCGTCACCCCAAACCTTTATGGAGTCTGTTAAGAAGCTTGCAGCGAAACTAACATCAGATGCGATTGAATCTTCAGCTTCCTGGGATTTAAAGGATATAAAAATAGAAGCCCAACCTTCCAAAAAATCATTAGGGAAAAAGATCGGTATATGCCCGCTCTGTGGCTCTGATGTACTTGATAAGGGGAAGTTGTTTGGATGTAGTAGCTATTCTAAAACAAACTGTGCATTTACAATTTCTAAACGTATTCTGGGGAAACCTATTTCACAAACCAATGCAAAGAAAATTCTAACAGACGGAAAATCAAATGTAATTAAAGGATTAAAAAGTAAAAAAGGTACATTCGATGCAGCGCT